The Actinocorallia herbida DNA window GCCGCCGGAGGTGAGGACGGACTGGTAGGCGTCCTTGGAGGACTTGGCGGCGGCGAGCTGTGCGTCGGAGTGGGTGAAGACGGCGCTGCGGTACTGGGTGCCGACGTCGTTGCCCTGGCGCATGCCCTGGGTGGGGTTGTGGCCTTCCCAGAAGGTCTTGAGGAGGGTGTCGTAGGAGACGGCCGAGGGGTCGAAGACCACGCGGACGGTCTCGGTGTGGCCGGTGAGGCCCGAGCAGACCTCTTCGTAGGTGGGGTTGGGGGTGTAGCCGCCCTCGTAGCCCACGGACGTGGAGATGACGCCGGGAGTGCGCCAGAACACGCGCTCCGCGCCCCAGAAACAGCCCATGGCGAACTCCGCGATCTCGGCGCCGTCCGGGAAGGGCGGGGCGAGGGGGGCGTCCAGCACGACGTGCCTGGGCGCCACGGGGATCGGGGTGTCCCGACCGGGCAGGGCCTTCTCCGGGCTGACCATTGACGTCTTCGCGAATCCGAACATGTGGTAAGGATATCCGCCCGGTCAAGACAGGACTCAACCGTGGTTCGCTGATTACGGCTTGATACCCTGCGCGTCATGGAAACTCGGCGGGGGCTCGCGGCCGGACTCGCGGCCTACGTGATCTGGGGACTTTTCCCCCTCTACTTTCCCCTCCTCAAGCCGTCGAGCGCCGGCGAGGTGCTGGCGCACCGGATCGTGTGGACGCTCGTCACGATGGGCCTCCTGCTCGCCTTCGCGCGCAGGTGGGCGTGGGTCAAGGCGGTCACCGGACGGCAGTGGGCCGCCCTGTCCGCCGCGGCGGTCCTCATCGCGGTCAACTGGGGCACCTACATCCTCGCGGTCAACGACGGCAAGACGATCGAGGCGAGCCTCGGCTACTTCATCACCCCCCTGTTCAGCGTCCTGCTCGGCGTCGTCCTGCTGAAGGAGCGGCTGCGCCCCTGGCAGTGGACCGCCGTCGGGATCGGCGTCCTCGCCGTGGTGATCCTCACCCTCGACTACGGCCGGCCCCCGTGGATCGCGCTGATCCTGACGTTCACGTTCGGCATCTACGGGCTGCTCAAGAAGCGGGCGGCGATGCCGTCGGCGGAGAGCATGGCGATCGAGTCCGCGGTGCTGTTCGTCCCGGCCGCGGGTTTCGCGGTGTGGACCCAGGCGGACGGCTCCGCCGCGTTCGGGCACCACGGCGCCGGGCACGTCCTGCTGATCCTGGCCCTCGGCATCGTCACCGCGGCGCCGCTGATGCTCTTCAACACCGCCGCGCAGGCCCTGCCGCTGAGCACCGTCGGCCTGCTCCAGTACCTGGCGCCGGTGCTCCAGTTCTCCGTCGGCCTG harbors:
- the msrA gene encoding peptide-methionine (S)-S-oxide reductase MsrA, whose product is MFGFAKTSMVSPEKALPGRDTPIPVAPRHVVLDAPLAPPFPDGAEIAEFAMGCFWGAERVFWRTPGVISTSVGYEGGYTPNPTYEEVCSGLTGHTETVRVVFDPSAVSYDTLLKTFWEGHNPTQGMRQGNDVGTQYRSAVFTHSDAQLAAAKSSKDAYQSVLTSGGLGDITTEITPATDFYYAEDYHQQYLSDSKNPNGYCGLGSTGLSCPIGIAPAE
- the rarD gene encoding EamA family transporter RarD, which encodes METRRGLAAGLAAYVIWGLFPLYFPLLKPSSAGEVLAHRIVWTLVTMGLLLAFARRWAWVKAVTGRQWAALSAAAVLIAVNWGTYILAVNDGKTIEASLGYFITPLFSVLLGVVLLKERLRPWQWTAVGIGVLAVVILTLDYGRPPWIALILTFTFGIYGLLKKRAAMPSAESMAIESAVLFVPAAGFAVWTQADGSAAFGHHGAGHVLLILALGIVTAAPLMLFNTAAQALPLSTVGLLQYLAPVLQFSVGLFVQHELMPGSRWTGFGLVWFALAILTFDAFRTARRSRAATPVTAAA